A DNA window from Onychostoma macrolepis isolate SWU-2019 chromosome 13, ASM1243209v1, whole genome shotgun sequence contains the following coding sequences:
- the fam83ha gene encoding serine-rich adhesin for platelets, whose protein sequence is MAHRSQCSSTGDNPLDPNYLPPHYREEYRLAVDALVEAGLEGYYGFLQEADVVDFLSRSEIEYIKSRMQAPHHTAQPERRYMAEDVDGSSDTYWPVHSDHDAPSLDLGWPQQYRFVGPTEVTTLMNPPDPEMPSIKEQVRRMIKNAQQVIAVVMDMFTDVDIFADILSAATRGVAVYILLDELNAHHFVGMVNNCRVNLDEIKFMRIRTVSGSTYYCRTGKTFKGQLMDRFILVDCRAVLSGNYSFMWSFEKIHRCLAHLFLGQLVTTFDEEFRILFAHSEPLVVENVLANMPHYGGEPESYCNTEKTHMPNRQYPTMGMEWAGRTTEDHMKLGNKMLPCRSESIHSATEANPSVQRHMNLHAAQQYRGDHQFIEHGRQMRGPNETVGFKRHSYGNIPDYEYMPPQNHPTMRGNQYMEGAMPQGDYFAREPHIYQGTGLQSGYDTHGRFRGQGQHIDQFSAPVYPHEEDEAEPPGAYDHIQRYLKSQPAMEEGHGPKNLLPPVQSNLKRHSMGQSYTCQTSPTQPNPPEQKRFLNVNRKPQDVSQKQGLRDWRISSYLSACDDAGELDLAELEGSTACDDIPCFVKEAPCGPVCAEIRPGNREFNRIPSPRENPMFVQIQNYSIVPDSLANPTSDLSHINIKTTPASTSESSCTTEGDKAEETQNREPKETNRISEEFLKRKPSRPVQRSSRLRHSLIFSSNLELHTSEEMKDTAGEKDGDETSKLSARVSQIFDKRRTGSPFQPFQWSNFAKSATFDNSTSESAQPEDELNKMGENSDVDKVETCQNIRKNSLKGDLQEKDLPQTVPEKNSQRDECPSNLLQKPSSFIDMNDPDCRLRYFKELAAKRKLATEKASQSNPMKATQTFTLPEKPLANDADKKTGPVFKTPATPLKSKNTPATVTGIKETYKDTKYEESSKDILHRATDAEKIRFKKKLAEESGSTLKNFKGDIDQALKPVEEARTASTSKKQTPPFLNIVSQKPLCALQNQVDSVALDTTSTESGLNQYHIPKETDPSHAILTEGCPPVKLPQTKCVSPLRTTPNEGSPYAKDSQILAQSLTNISSTCSDTVPLGSNSTANLAIVDTCVPSKNDHKNTVPSPEFPTTGISSTEHPNATKADPSQHLNETGADFSRHFTAVGAEPSTAENVHSQHHSTTEKNASQQHTLMETDSSIPPATTESEPSQKSTPTEADHSQHTPTSKTDYFQQPTAVRKEFSLHPTATECGTSEHLTGAEMDSSQLSAASVEDYMQHHVAKESKQSLKPTASGTQPFIQPNASAAASSQHSSAMETDSSQQPTATAKDSSQHPTATGTDSSQQPIGKETDSSQKPIAMKTDTSQQSTASMVDTIKELIASEADTPQSHTATKSDLSTEPFKQLPLLGAGTSQQPTATTTGSTQQPTITITDSSQQPAATLTDSSPEPTGSSRKPAAADKDSSQKSTSTVTDSSQQPTATVTDSSDADSSQQPTATVTDSFQQPTVTVTDSSGTDSSQQPTVTVTDPSGTDSSDADSSQQPTVTVTDSFQQPTVTVTDSSDADSSDADSSQQPTATVTDSFQQPAVTVTDSSGTVSSQQPTVTVTDPSGTDSSDADSSQQPTVTVTDSFQQPTVTVTDSSGTDSSQQPTAAETDSSHKSTSTVTDSSQQPSATETDSSPEATAAVTDSSQKSTATVTDSSQHSIVTDTGSSQQPAATTTDSFQQTFATETDSSQQPATKETDLSQTHTVTATDSFQLSIPTETDLSQQLTITESEFSQNPTKMETETSKHPIKTENESLQDITATKSDSLNEKKDDNLSEAFSKLIPILEANVTQKDNSISQNAIITDLSSPAKHSQSDTVTPCDSQVELNQTQACITHTVKDTDNGALTRLDSMEVSSTQPQGSPEPCLSSDEINSTQGITQLQSSLSSNPMEFSCQKDSKPEKTDGCQTSDTITEQTESHDTPAIDAEPQIEVSTAIDSNGVDKTKQTTPEIENTVTNITDVSEKSHLTVHSNSENQSSVAENAKPIVSAHQTSTANVISCSNLRDDTKVLLEQISAKNQSRSSLSKQTLAAPNEAKKTEVSSADKLLSNYSGRPWSSKTTPEEREMVLQKMEQMRKERKVYSRFEAS, encoded by the exons ATGGCTCATCGTTCCCAGTGCTCCTCTACCGGGGACAATCCCCTGGACCCAAACTACCTGCCCCCTCATTACCGTGAGGAGTACCGATTGGCAGTTGACGCCCTGGTTGAAGCTGGCTTGGAGGGCTACTATGGGTTTCTTCAGGAAGCAGATGTAGTTGATTTCTTATCCCGTTCAGAGATTGAGTATATCAAAAGCAGGATGCAGGCTCCGCATCACACTGCCCAACCAGAGAGGAGATACATGGCTGAAGATGTAGATGGCTCTTCTGACACTTACTGGCCGGTACATTCAGACCATGATGCTCCGAGCCTGGACTTAGGCTGGCCACAGCAATACAGATTTGTTGGACCCACTGAGGTCACTACATTGATGAATCCGCCTGACCCCGAGATGCCAAGTATCAAAGAGCAAGTCCGTAGAATGATCAAGAATGCACAACAA GTTATTGCTGTGGTGATGGATATGTTTACAGATGTTGACATCTTTGCTGATATTCTTAGTGCAGCGACACGTGGTGTGGCTGTTTATATTCTTCTTGATGAACTGAATGCTCACCATTTTGTTGGGATGGTGAACAACTGTAGGGTGAATCTGGATGAAATAAAA TTCATGCGAATAAGAACTGTGTCTGGTAGTACCTATTACTGCAGAACAGGAAAGACCTTCAAAGGTCAGCTGATGGATCGCTTTATTCTGGTAGACTGCAGAGCTGTTTTAAGTGGCAACTAtag CTTCATGTGGTCTTTTGAGAAGATACATCGCTGTCTTGCTCATCTATTTCTGGGACAGCTTGTAACCACCTTTGATGAAGAGTTTCGGATTCTCTTTGCCCATTCAGAGCCACTGGttgttgaaaatgttttggCAAATATGCCACACTATGGTGGTGAACCTGAAAGCTACTGCAACACAGAAAAGACCCACATGCCTAACAGACAATATCCAACTATGGGCATGGAATGGGCTGGACGTACTACAGAAGATCATATGAAATTGGGTAACAAAATGTTACCCTGTAGAAGTGAATCcatccacagtgcaacagaagcAAATCCCTCTGTTCAGAGGCACATGAACCTGCATGCTGCCCAGCAATATAGAGGGGATCATCAATTTATAGAGCATGGAAGGCAAATGAGAGGACCAAATGAAACGGTTGGCTTCAAAAGACATAGCTATGGAAATATACCTGATTACGAATACATGCCCCCTCAAAACCATCCAACAATGAGAGGAAACCAGTACATGGAGGGAGCAATGCCGCAGGGCGACTACTTTGCAAGGGAACCACATATCTACCAGGGAACTGGATTGCAATCTGGTTATGACACGCATGGAAGGTTTAGAGGCCAAGGCCAACACATCGATCAGTTTTCAGCGCCTGTCTACCCTCACGAGGAGGATGAGGCTGAACCACCTGGAGCTTATGACCATATTCAAAGATACCTGAAGTCTCAACCTGCTATGGAGGAAGGACATGGTCCAAAAAATTTATTACCACCTGTGCAGTCCAATCTCAAGAGACATAGCATGGGACAGTCTTATACATGTCAGACCTCCCCAACACAACCAAACCCGCCAGAACAGAAACGTTTCTTAAATGTAAACCGCAAACCACAGGATGTGAGTCAAAAGCAAGGCCTGCGGGACTGGAGGATCAGCTCATACCTCAGTGCATGCGATGATGCTGGAGAGCTGGATTTAGCTGAACTTGAAGGATCCACTGCATGTGATGACATTCCATGTTTTGTAAAGGAAGCTCCTTGTGGCCCGGTATGTGCTGAAATTAGACCAGGAAATAGAGAGTTTAACAGGATACCTTCACCTAGGGAAAATCCCATGTTTgtccaaattcaaaattatTCTATTGTGCCTGACAGTTTAGCTAATCCTACATCTGATTTATCACACATAAATATCAAAACAACACCAGCATCAACTTCAGAGTCTTCTTGCACCACCGAGGGTGACAAAGCAGAGGAGACGCAGAATAGAGAACCTAAAGAGACTAACCGGATAAGTGAAGAGTTCCTCAAGAGGAAACCCAGCCGACCTGTCCAGAGGAGTTCCAGACTGAGGCACTCGCTGATATTCAGTTCAAATCTGGAGCTACATACGTCAGAAGAGATGAAAGATACTGCTGGAGAAAAAGATGGGGATGAAACTTCAAAACTTTCAGCTCGTGTGTCACAAATCTTCGATAAAAGGAGGACTGGTTCTCCATTTCAACCATTTCAGTGGAGCAATTTTGCAAAGTCAGCCACATTTGATAACTCCACCTCAGAGTCTGCACAACCTGAGGATGAACTGAACAAAATGGGTGAAAATTCTGATGTAGATAAGGTTGAAACCTGCCAAAATATTCGAAAGAATTCATTAAAGGGTGATCTGCAAGAAAAAGACCTGCCACAAACAGTTCCTGAAAAAAATAGCCAAAGGGATGAATGTCCATCTAATTTATTGCAAAAGCCATCTTCTTTCATAGATATGAATGACCCTGACTGTAGACTGAGGTATTTCAAAGAGTTAGCAGCCAAACGCAAACTTGCAACAGAAAAGGCTTCTCAGAGCAATCCAATGAAAGCCACCCAAACGTTTACTCTACCAGAGAAACCTTTAGCTAATGATGCAGATAAAAAAACAGGGCCTGTTTTCAAGACCCCAGCAACTCCACTCAAGTCAAAAAATACCCCTGCCACAGTAACAGGGATCAAAGAAACCTATAAAGACACCAAATATGAGGAATCGAGTAAAGACATCCTACATAGAGCCACTGATGCTGAAAAAATTAGATTTAAGAAAAAACTTGCAGAAGAGTCTGGctcaactttaaaaaatttcaAGGGAGACATTGATCAAGCTCTAAAACCTGTTGAAGAGGCAAGAACAGCATCTACATCTAAAAAACAGACACCCCCctttttaaacattgtttcaCAAAAGCCTCTCTGTGCCTTACAAAATCAAGTAGATTCTGTTGCATTAGATACTACCTCAACAGAATCTGGCCTCAACCAATATCATATTCCTAAAGAAACAGATCCCTCCCATGCCATTCTGACTGAGGGTTGTCCTCCTGTTAAGTTACCACAGACAAAGTGTGTGTCACCACTACGCACCACTCCAAATGAGGGAAGTCCATATGCAAAAGATTCCCAAATTCTTGCACAGAGCTTAACCAATATTTCTAGCACATGTTCTGATACTGTGCCTCTTGGTTCTAATTCAACAGCAAACCTGGCAATTGTAGATACTTGTGTACCTTCAAAAAATGACCACAAAAATACAGTTCCCTCCCCAGAATTTCCTACAACTGGAATTAGTTCCACTGAACACCCCAATGCAACAAAGGCTGACCCCTCTCAACACCTCAATGAAACTGGGGCAGATTTTTCTAGACACTTCACCGCAGTAGGGGCTGAACCATCTACAgcagaaaatgtgcattcccAACACCACTCTACAACAGAGAAAAACGCTTCTCAACAGCATACTTTAATGGAAACAGACTCTTCCATACCACCAGCTACCACAGAAAGTGAACCCTCACAAAAATCTACTCCAACAGAGGCAGACCATTCTCAACACACTCCTACATCTAAAACAGACTATTTTCAACAGCCTACTGCAGTGAGAAAAGAGTTTTCCCTGCACCCCACTGCCACAGAATGTGGAACTTCAGAACACCTCACTGGAGCAGAGATGGACTCTTCTCAGCTGTCTGCTGCATCTGTGGAAGACTATATGCAACACCACGTGGCAAAAGAAAGTAAACAATCCCTAAAGCCCACTGCATCAGGTACACAACCCTTCATACAGCCAAATGCTTCTGCTGCAGCCTCTTCACAACATTCCAGTGCAATGGAGACAGACTCCTCCCAGCAGCCCACTGCGACAGCCAAAGACTCTTCTCAACACCCCACTGCAACAGGCACAGATTCTTCTCAGCAACCCATTGGAAAGGAGACAGACTCTTCTCAAAAGCCTATCGCAATGAAGACAGACACTTCTCAGCAGTCCACTGCATCAATGGTAGACACCATCAAAGAGCTAATTGCATCAGAGGCAGACACTCCCCAGTCCCACACTGCAACAAAAAGTGACCTTTCCACAGAACCTTTCAAACAACTACCTTTATTGGGGGCAGGCACTTCTCAACAGCCCACTGCAACAACCACAGGTTCTACCCAGCAGCCCACTATAACAATCACAGACTCTTCCCAGCAGCCCGCTGCAACACTGACAGACTCTTCCCCGGAGCCCACTGGCTCTTCCAGGAAGCCGGCTGCAGCAGACAAAGACTCCTCCCAGAAGTCCACTTCAACAGTCACAGACTCTTCCCAGCAGCCCACTGCAACAGTCACAGACTCTTCAGACGCAGACTCTTCCCAGCAGCCCACTGCAACAGTCACAGACTCTTTCCAGCAGCCCACTGTAACAGTCACAGACTCTTCAGGCACAGACTCTTCCCAGCAGCCCACTGTAACAGTCACAGACCCTTCAGGCACAGACTCTTCAGACGCAGACTCTTCCCAGCAGCCCACTGTAACAGTCACAGACTCTTTCCAGCAGCCCACTGTAACAGTCACAGACTCTTCAGATGCAGACTCTTCAGACGCAGACTCTTCCCAGCAGCCCACTGCAACAGTCACAGACTCTTTCCAGCAGCCCGCTGTAACAGTCACAGACTCTTCAGGCACAGTTTCTTCCCAGCAGCCCACTGTAACAGTCACAGACCCTTCAGGCACAGACTCTTCAGATGCAGACTCTTCCCAGCAGCCCACTGTAACAGTCACAGACTCTTTCCAGCAGCCCACTGTAACAGTCACAGACTCTTCAGGCACAGACTCTTCCCAGCAGCCCACTGCAGCAGAGACAGACTCTTCCCATAAGTCCACTTCAACAGTCACAGACTCTTCCCAGCAGCCCTCTGCAACAGAGACAGATTCTTCCCCTGAGGCCACTGCAGCAGTCACAGACTCTTCCCAGAAGTCCACAGCAACAGTCACAGACTCTTCTCAGCATTCCATTGTAACAGACACAGGCTCTTCACAACAGCCTGCTGCAACAACCACAGACTCCTTCCAGCAGACTTTTGCAACAGAGACAGACTCCTCCCAGCAGCCCGCTACAAAAGAGACAGACCTTTCCCAGACACACACTGTAACAGCCACGGACTCTTTCCAGCTGTCCATTCCAACAGAGACTGATTTGTCCCAGCAGCTCACTATAACAGAAAGTGAATTTTCCCAAAATCCCACCAAAATGGAGACGGAGACTTCCAAACATcctattaaaacagaaaatgaatCCCTTCAAGACATCACTGCAACAAAATCTGACTCTCTGAATGAGAAAAAAGATGATAACTTATCTGAAGCCTTTAGCAAACTAATACCCATTCTAGAGGCTAACGTTACTCAAAAAGACAATAGCATATCTCAAAATGCAATCATCACAGACTTAAGTTCCCCAGCTAAACATTCCCAATCTGATACTGTTACACCTTGTGATAGCCAAGTGGAACTAAACCAAACACAAGCATGTATAACTCATACAGTAAAAGACACAGACAATGGTGCTTTAACTAGACTTGATTCAATGGAGGTGAGCTCAACTCAGCCTCAAGGTTCACCAGAACCTTGCTTGTCCTCGGATGAGATCAACTCAACTCAGGGAATAACACAATTACAATCTAGCTTATCATCAAATCCTATGGAATTTAGTTGTCAAAAAGACTCAAAGCCTGAGAAAACAGAT